The Streptomyces laurentii genome contains a region encoding:
- a CDS encoding hypothetical protein (Histidine kinase-like ATPases; This family includes several ATP-binding proteins for example: histidine kinase, DNA gyrase B, topoisomerases, heat shock protein HSP90, phytochrome-like ATPases and DNA mismatch repair proteins; cl00075;~Histidine kinase; pfam07730;~identified by MetaGeneAnnotator; putative;~predicted protein, partial [Streptomyces pristinaespiralis ATCC25486]) — MREGVHERVFDGLLWLLLCVPVVLLSAPDDGGSWARVALGAALLAAGVALGRRWPMVPLVLTVAGSLAVSPELFTPAYALALVAFGYLAGRRAERTRPALWLFAAVPLAGLARILALDGTLPQWFALLLSGALAVVAPWLIGRYVRQYDRLVRSGWELADRMEREQEAVADRERLRERSRIAGDMHDSLGHDLALLALRAGALELDPALGAAQQRAAGELRRAAADATGRLRDIIGVLREDGEDAPVAPPDETIADLVTRARASGLTVTLDDTTGPASEMTARAVHRVIQEGLTNAAKHAPGAPVQVRLHASGGARVHVHVTTPPTDGTPDPGLASGGTGLVGLDERVRLAGGTLRHGATPDGGFALSAVLPLRAPIPRPTAPRSAHELDLARRQVRRGLARAIWIPLALLAGLGLLMAGVGLYTQYQTYLEPEDYARIHTGTARPDIAHSLPSRHLDGPPHAVPAEPPGMDECLYYRSTLLAAIPVYRLCYTDGHLANKARLP, encoded by the coding sequence ATGCGTGAGGGCGTCCACGAGCGGGTGTTCGACGGCCTGCTGTGGCTGCTGCTGTGCGTCCCCGTCGTCCTCCTCTCCGCCCCGGACGACGGCGGTTCCTGGGCGCGGGTCGCGCTCGGCGCGGCCCTGCTCGCGGCCGGGGTGGCGCTGGGCCGGCGGTGGCCGATGGTGCCGCTCGTCCTGACGGTCGCGGGATCGCTGGCCGTGAGCCCCGAGCTGTTCACGCCCGCGTACGCGCTCGCGCTCGTCGCCTTCGGCTATCTCGCCGGGCGCCGCGCGGAGCGGACCCGGCCCGCGCTGTGGCTGTTCGCGGCGGTCCCGCTGGCCGGCCTCGCCCGGATCCTGGCCCTCGACGGCACGCTCCCGCAGTGGTTCGCCCTGCTCCTCTCGGGAGCACTCGCGGTCGTCGCGCCGTGGCTGATCGGCCGTTACGTACGGCAGTACGACCGGCTCGTCCGCAGCGGCTGGGAACTGGCCGACCGGATGGAACGCGAGCAGGAAGCGGTCGCGGACCGCGAGCGGCTGCGCGAACGGTCCCGGATCGCGGGCGACATGCACGACTCCCTCGGCCACGACCTGGCCCTGCTCGCGCTGCGCGCGGGCGCGCTCGAACTCGACCCAGCGCTCGGCGCCGCGCAGCAGCGCGCGGCGGGCGAACTGCGCCGCGCGGCCGCCGACGCGACCGGCCGGCTGCGGGACATCATCGGCGTCCTGCGCGAGGACGGCGAGGACGCCCCGGTCGCCCCGCCGGACGAGACGATCGCCGACCTGGTGACCCGCGCCCGCGCCTCCGGTCTGACGGTCACGCTCGACGACACGACCGGCCCGGCCTCCGAGATGACCGCCCGCGCCGTCCACCGTGTCATCCAGGAGGGCCTCACCAACGCCGCCAAGCACGCCCCCGGCGCCCCGGTCCAGGTCCGCCTCCACGCCTCCGGCGGCGCCCGGGTCCACGTCCACGTGACCACCCCGCCCACCGACGGCACGCCCGACCCCGGCCTCGCGTCCGGCGGCACCGGTCTGGTCGGCCTCGACGAGCGCGTACGCCTCGCGGGCGGCACCCTCCGGCACGGGGCGACCCCCGACGGCGGCTTCGCCCTGTCGGCCGTGCTCCCCCTCCGCGCGCCCATCCCCCGCCCGACCGCGCCCCGTTCGGCCCACGAACTGGACCTGGCCCGCCGCCAGGTCCGGCGCGGCCTCGCCCGCGCCATCTGGATCCCGCTGGCCCTGCTGGCCGGCCTCGGCCTCCTCATGGCGGGCGTGGGCCTCTACACCCAGTACCAGACCTACCTGGAGCCGGAGGACTACGCCCGCATCCACACCGGAACCGCCCGCCCGGACATCGCCCACTCCCTCCCCTCCCGCCATCTCGACGGCCCGCCCCACGCCGTCCCGGCCGAGCCCCCGGGCATGGACGAGTGCCTCTACTACCGCTCCACCCTCTTGGCCGCGATCCCGGTCTACCGCCTCTGCTATACGGACGGCCATCTGGCGAACAAGGCCCGGCTCCCCTGA
- a CDS encoding glycogen phosphorylase (Glycogen phosphorylase [Streptomyces venezuelae ATCC10712];~Glycosyltransferases catalyzethe transfer of sugar moieties from activated donor molecules to specific acceptor molecules, forming glycosidic bonds. The acceptor molecule can be a lipid, a protein, a heterocyclic compound, or another carbohydrate...; cl10013;~alpha-glucan phosphorylases; TIGR02094;~identified by MetaGeneAnnotator; putative): MKAIRRFTVRPVLPEPLRPLAGLARNLRWSWHEPTRDLFATVDSDHDDPVRALGALDAGRLAALAADQDFLTRLRAAADDLDRYLTEPRWYQRRAAEAAGTADPLPASIAYFSPEFGVAAALPQYSGGLGILAGDHLKAASDLGVPLVGVGLLYRRGYFRQSLSRDGWQQEHYPVLDPGELPVALLRESDGTPARVTLALPGDRRLHAHIWLADVGRVPLLMLDSDVEENAPGEREVTDRLYGGGSEHRLLQEMLLGIGGVRAVRTYCRLTGTPAPEVFHTNEGHAGFLGLERIRELGASGSGSGSGSGSGAGIGLDFDSALEAVRAGTVFTTHTPVPAGIDRFDKALVARHLGDDGALPGVDTARVLALGDETPLGGDPAVFNMAAMGLRLAQRANGVSTLHGAVSRAMFAGLWPGLDPDELPLTSVTNGVHAPTWTAPDLGRLGPDASGRDLWDLRRRLRERLVTDVRRRVRASWRQRGAAAAELGWTDSVLDPDVLTIGFARRVPSYKRLTLMLRDKDRLRELLLHPDRPVQLVVAGKAHPADDGGKRLVQELVRFADDPRVRHRIVFLPDYGMEMARGLYPGCDVWLNNPLRPLEACGTSGMKAALNGCLNLSVLDGWWDEWYEPDFGWAIPTADGALAGDEGRDEAGDAERRDDLEAAALYELIEHRVAPRFYERDADGVPGGWTAMVRRTLADLGPKVHADRMVQEYVERLYAPAAAAHRALGPAAARELAAWKARVRDAWPGVSVDHVEVGAGVGVADGGGDSDGGGGGDVELGATPAVRVRVDLGGLRPEDVEVQAVTGRVDADDRLLDPRTTVLKPAGGGPDLEDRMPYEGALSLDRTGAFGCTVRVLPAHPLLAGVAELGLVAVPSEGRGGGAGVLMR; this comes from the coding sequence GTGAAGGCAATCCGTCGATTCACCGTGCGCCCCGTCCTCCCCGAGCCCCTCCGCCCCCTCGCCGGCCTGGCCCGCAATCTGCGCTGGTCCTGGCACGAACCCACCCGGGACCTGTTCGCCACCGTCGACAGCGACCACGACGACCCCGTCCGCGCGCTCGGCGCCCTCGACGCCGGACGGCTCGCCGCCCTCGCCGCCGACCAGGACTTCCTCACCCGGCTGCGGGCCGCCGCCGACGACCTCGACCGCTACCTCACCGAACCCCGCTGGTACCAGCGGCGGGCCGCCGAAGCCGCCGGGACGGCCGACCCGCTTCCCGCCTCGATCGCGTACTTCTCGCCCGAGTTCGGCGTCGCCGCCGCCCTGCCCCAGTACTCCGGCGGCCTCGGCATCCTGGCCGGCGACCACCTGAAAGCCGCCAGCGACCTCGGCGTCCCCCTCGTCGGCGTCGGACTTCTCTACCGCCGCGGCTACTTCCGCCAGTCGCTCTCCCGCGACGGCTGGCAGCAGGAGCACTACCCGGTCCTCGACCCCGGCGAGCTGCCCGTCGCCCTCCTCCGCGAGTCCGACGGCACCCCCGCCCGGGTCACCCTCGCGCTCCCCGGCGACCGCCGCCTCCACGCCCATATCTGGCTCGCGGACGTCGGCCGCGTACCGCTGCTCATGCTCGACTCCGACGTCGAGGAGAACGCCCCCGGCGAACGCGAGGTCACCGACCGGCTCTACGGCGGCGGCAGCGAGCACCGGCTGCTCCAGGAGATGCTCCTCGGCATCGGCGGCGTCCGCGCCGTCCGTACGTACTGCCGCCTCACCGGCACCCCCGCGCCCGAGGTCTTCCACACCAACGAGGGCCACGCCGGCTTCCTCGGCCTCGAACGCATCCGCGAACTCGGGGCCTCCGGCTCCGGCTCGGGCTCCGGCTCCGGCTCCGGAGCCGGAATCGGGCTCGACTTCGACAGCGCCCTCGAAGCCGTCCGGGCCGGCACCGTCTTCACCACCCACACCCCCGTCCCCGCCGGCATCGACCGCTTCGACAAGGCCCTCGTCGCCCGCCACCTCGGCGACGACGGCGCCCTCCCCGGCGTCGACACCGCCCGCGTCCTCGCCCTCGGCGACGAGACCCCGCTCGGCGGCGACCCCGCCGTCTTCAACATGGCCGCCATGGGACTGCGACTCGCCCAGCGCGCCAACGGCGTCTCCACCCTCCACGGCGCCGTCAGCCGCGCCATGTTCGCCGGCCTGTGGCCCGGCCTCGACCCCGACGAACTCCCCCTCACCTCGGTCACCAACGGCGTCCACGCCCCCACCTGGACCGCCCCCGACCTCGGCCGGCTCGGCCCCGACGCCTCCGGCCGCGACCTGTGGGACCTGCGCCGCCGGCTGCGCGAACGGCTCGTCACCGACGTACGGCGACGCGTCCGCGCCTCCTGGCGGCAGCGCGGCGCCGCCGCCGCGGAACTCGGCTGGACCGACTCCGTCCTCGACCCCGACGTCCTCACCATCGGCTTCGCCCGCCGCGTCCCCTCGTACAAACGCCTCACCCTGATGCTCCGCGACAAGGACCGGCTGCGTGAACTCCTCCTCCACCCCGACCGGCCCGTCCAGCTCGTCGTCGCCGGCAAGGCCCACCCCGCCGACGACGGCGGCAAACGGCTCGTCCAGGAACTCGTCCGCTTCGCCGACGACCCCCGCGTCCGGCACCGCATCGTCTTCCTCCCCGACTACGGCATGGAGATGGCCCGCGGCCTCTACCCCGGCTGCGACGTCTGGCTCAACAACCCGCTGCGCCCCCTCGAAGCCTGCGGCACCAGCGGCATGAAAGCCGCGCTCAACGGCTGCCTCAACCTGTCCGTCCTCGACGGCTGGTGGGACGAGTGGTACGAACCCGACTTCGGCTGGGCCATCCCCACCGCCGACGGCGCCCTCGCGGGTGACGAGGGCCGTGACGAGGCGGGCGACGCCGAACGCCGCGACGACCTCGAAGCCGCCGCGCTTTACGAACTCATCGAGCACCGGGTCGCGCCGCGCTTCTACGAACGCGACGCCGACGGAGTGCCCGGCGGCTGGACCGCGATGGTGCGGCGCACCCTCGCCGACCTCGGGCCCAAGGTCCACGCCGACCGGATGGTCCAGGAGTACGTCGAGCGGCTCTACGCCCCGGCCGCCGCCGCGCACCGGGCCCTCGGGCCCGCCGCCGCGCGTGAACTCGCCGCGTGGAAGGCGCGGGTGCGGGACGCGTGGCCGGGGGTGTCCGTCGACCATGTGGAGGTCGGAGCGGGGGTCGGCGTCGCCGACGGTGGCGGTGACAGCGACGGTGGCGGTGGTGGTGACGTGGAGCTCGGCGCGACCCCGGCCGTCCGGGTACGGGTCGACCTGGGCGGCCTGCGCCCCGAAGACGTCGAGGTCCAGGCCGTCACCGGGCGCGTCGACGCCGACGACCGGCTCCTCGACCCGCGCACCACCGTCCTGAAACCCGCGGGCGGCGGGCCCGACCTGGAGGACCGGATGCCGTACGAAGGGGCGCTGTCGCTGGACCGGACGGGGGCGTTCGGGTGCACGGTGCGGGTGCTGCCGGCGCATCCGCTGCTGGCGGGGGTGGCGGAGCTGGGGCTGGTGGCGGTGCCGTCGGAAGGGCGGGGCGGGGGTGCGGGGGTCTTGATGCGGTGA
- a CDS encoding luxR family two component transcriptional regulator (C-terminal DNA-binding domain of LuxR-like proteins. This domain contains a helix-turn-helix motif and binds DNA. Proteins belonging to this group are response regulators; some act as transcriptional activators, others as transcriptional repressors. Many...; cd06170;~DNA binding residues [nucleotide binding];~LuxR family two component transcriptional regulator [Stackebrandtia nassauensis DSM44728];~PFAM: response regulator receiver; regulatory protein LuxR; Sigma-70 region 4 type 2; SMART: response regulator receiver; regulatory protein LuxR; KEGG: xca:xccb100_3213 two-component system regulatory protein;~Response regulator containing a CheY-like receiver domain and an HTH DNA-binding domain [Signal transduction mechanisms / Transcription]; COG2197;~Signal receiver domain; originally thought to be unique to bacteria (CheY, OmpR, NtrC, and PhoB), now recently identified in eukaroytes ETR1 Arabidopsis thaliana; this domain receives the signal from the sensor partner in a two-component systems; cd00156;~dimerization interface [polypeptide binding];~identified by MetaGeneAnnotator; putative;~intermolecular recognition site;~phosphorylation site [posttranslational modification]) — protein MVLADDETMIRAGVRAILATDPGIEVVAEAGDGREAVGLTLLHRPDVVLLDIRMPRLDGLGAAEELRRVAPDAALVVLTTFSEDAYIERALGCGVSGFLLKSGDPRELLAGVRAVAEGAAFLSPAVARRVIDTLGGPRLTRAADARTRLTGLTGREREVVALVGAGLSNQEIAERLHVVEATVKAHVSAVLGRLGLRNRVRLAILAYEAGLVPDA, from the coding sequence GTGGTGCTGGCGGACGACGAGACGATGATCCGGGCGGGGGTACGGGCGATCCTCGCCACCGACCCCGGGATCGAGGTGGTCGCGGAGGCGGGGGACGGCCGCGAGGCGGTCGGACTCACCCTCCTCCACCGGCCCGACGTCGTCCTCCTCGACATCCGGATGCCCCGGCTCGACGGGCTCGGCGCGGCCGAGGAGCTGCGGCGGGTGGCGCCCGACGCGGCGCTCGTCGTCCTCACCACCTTCTCCGAGGACGCGTACATCGAACGGGCGCTGGGCTGCGGGGTGAGCGGATTCCTGCTGAAGTCCGGGGACCCGCGCGAACTCCTCGCGGGGGTACGGGCGGTCGCCGAGGGCGCCGCGTTCCTCTCGCCCGCCGTCGCCCGCCGGGTCATCGACACCCTCGGCGGGCCCCGTCTCACCCGCGCCGCCGACGCCCGTACCCGCCTGACCGGGCTCACCGGACGCGAGCGGGAAGTGGTCGCGCTGGTCGGCGCGGGTCTGTCGAACCAGGAGATCGCCGAGCGTCTGCACGTGGTCGAGGCCACCGTGAAGGCGCACGTCAGCGCGGTCCTGGGCCGGCTCGGGCTGCGCAACCGGGTGCGGCTCGCGATCCTCGCGTACGAGGCGGGCCTGGTCCCGGATGCGTGA
- a CDS encoding alpha-amylase (Alpha amylase catalytic domain foundin GlgE-like proteins; cd11344;~Domain of unknown function (DUF3416); pfam11896;~Glycosidases [Carbohydrate transport and metabolism]; COG0366;~acceptor binding site [chemical binding];~alpha-amylase [Streptomyces hygroscopicus subsp. jinggangensis5008];~catalytic site [active];~homodimer interface [polypeptide binding];~identified by MetaGeneAnnotator; putative), with protein sequence MVGETFEVTATVFREGHEAVGANVVLRDPAGRPGPWTPMRELAPGTDRWGAEVTPDAEGQWTYAVEAWGDPLESWRHAARIKIPAGIDSELVLAEGAELHERAAKGVPKRGGHREAVLAVADTLRDDARPAAVRLAAALAPRVLAALARHPLRELVSASPALPLRVERERALFGSWYEFFPRSEGVRKVRGKTVPGTFRTAAKRLPAIAAMGFDVVYLPPVHPIGFTHRKGPNNALTAGPEDVGVPWAIGSPEGGHDAVHPDLGTLDDFDAFVARARELRLEIALDFALQCSPDHPWVEKHPEWFRHRPDGSIAYAENPPKKYQDIHPLAFDEAGDGMDGIVAETVRILRHWMDHGVRIFRVDNPHTKPVVFWERVIGAVNGTDPDVIFLAEAFTRPAMMRTLGAVGFQQSYTYFTWRNTKAELTVYLTELTGELAAHMRPNLFVNTPDILHAYLQHGGRPAFEVRAVLAATLSPAWGMYAGYELCENTPLRAGGEEYLDSEKYQLRPRDWKSAERAGTSIAPLITALNRIRRRHPALRRLRGLTFHTTDNDAVIAYSRRSGTDIVIVIANLDPHHTQEATVSLNMPELGLAWHETAPVRDELTGENYHWGRTAYVRLEPGVAPAHVLALRPSPQTGGSPAS encoded by the coding sequence GTGGTGGGCGAGACCTTCGAGGTCACGGCCACCGTGTTCCGGGAGGGGCACGAGGCGGTGGGCGCCAATGTGGTGCTGCGCGATCCGGCGGGGCGGCCGGGCCCGTGGACGCCGATGCGCGAGCTGGCGCCGGGCACCGACCGGTGGGGCGCCGAGGTGACGCCGGACGCCGAGGGGCAGTGGACGTACGCGGTCGAGGCGTGGGGCGATCCGCTGGAGAGCTGGCGGCACGCCGCCCGGATCAAGATCCCGGCCGGCATCGACTCCGAACTCGTCCTGGCCGAGGGCGCGGAGCTGCACGAGCGGGCCGCGAAGGGGGTGCCGAAGCGGGGCGGTCACCGGGAGGCGGTGCTCGCCGTCGCGGACACCCTGCGCGACGACGCGCGGCCGGCGGCGGTACGGCTCGCGGCGGCGCTCGCGCCCCGCGTCCTCGCGGCCCTCGCCCGCCACCCGCTGCGCGAACTGGTCTCCGCCTCCCCCGCGTTGCCGCTGCGGGTCGAGCGGGAGCGGGCCCTGTTCGGCTCCTGGTACGAGTTCTTCCCGCGCTCGGAGGGCGTCCGGAAGGTCCGCGGCAAGACCGTCCCGGGCACCTTCCGTACGGCGGCGAAGCGGCTGCCCGCGATCGCCGCGATGGGCTTCGACGTGGTGTACCTGCCGCCTGTCCATCCGATCGGGTTCACCCACCGCAAGGGCCCGAACAACGCGTTGACGGCGGGCCCCGAGGACGTGGGCGTGCCGTGGGCGATCGGTTCGCCGGAGGGCGGGCACGACGCGGTCCATCCGGACCTGGGCACGCTCGACGACTTCGACGCCTTCGTGGCCCGGGCGCGCGAACTGCGCCTGGAGATCGCGCTGGACTTCGCCCTCCAGTGCTCGCCGGACCACCCGTGGGTGGAGAAACATCCGGAGTGGTTCCGGCACCGCCCGGACGGCTCGATCGCGTACGCCGAGAACCCGCCGAAGAAGTACCAGGACATCCACCCGCTGGCGTTCGACGAGGCGGGCGACGGGATGGACGGCATCGTCGCCGAGACGGTGCGGATCCTGCGGCACTGGATGGACCACGGCGTGCGGATCTTCCGGGTGGACAACCCGCACACCAAGCCGGTGGTGTTCTGGGAGCGGGTGATCGGCGCGGTCAACGGCACCGACCCGGACGTGATCTTCCTGGCGGAGGCGTTCACCCGGCCCGCGATGATGCGGACGCTGGGCGCGGTCGGCTTCCAGCAGTCGTACACGTACTTCACCTGGCGCAACACCAAGGCCGAACTCACCGTCTATCTCACCGAGTTGACGGGCGAGCTGGCCGCGCACATGCGGCCCAACCTGTTCGTGAACACCCCGGACATCCTGCACGCCTATCTCCAGCACGGCGGCCGGCCGGCCTTCGAGGTACGGGCGGTGCTCGCCGCGACCCTCTCCCCCGCGTGGGGCATGTACGCCGGGTACGAGCTGTGCGAGAACACCCCGCTGCGCGCGGGCGGCGAGGAGTACCTGGACTCCGAGAAGTACCAACTCCGGCCGCGCGACTGGAAGTCGGCGGAGCGCGCGGGCACCTCGATCGCCCCGCTGATCACCGCGCTGAACCGGATCAGACGACGCCATCCGGCCCTGCGCCGGCTGCGCGGTCTCACCTTCCACACCACCGACAACGACGCCGTGATCGCGTACAGCAGACGCTCCGGTACGGACATCGTCATCGTGATCGCCAACCTGGACCCGCACCACACCCAGGAGGCCACGGTCTCGTTGAACATGCCGGAACTCGGCCTCGCCTGGCACGAGACCGCGCCGGTGCGCGACGAGCTCACCGGCGAGAACTATCACTGGGGCAGGACCGCCTACGTACGCCTGGAGCCGGGGGTCGCTCCCGCGCACGTGCTGGCCCTGCGACCGTCCCCGCAGACCGGAGGGTCACCCGCATCATGA
- a CDS encoding helix-turn-helix, araC type (AraC-type DNA-binding domain-containing proteins [Transcription]; COG2207;~Bacterial regulatory helix-turn-helix proteins, AraC family; pfam00165;~Cupin; pfam12852;~Helix-turn-helix, AraC type [Streptomyces venezuelae ATCC10712];~identified by MetaGeneAnnotator; putative), with protein MESMSHRSDQRPAPRGPDDRNETDHDDLLSELLTPLRLTGVLDSRWRAAAPWAIEGDATRDCAVLHYVVEGDCWITGTGRPPLRLGAGDLVVLPTGAAHRLADHPGSRAEPVKALRPGQRSEQRSGYVPGQRTTRRTGPDGTGQGQGAVPAQAQAQAQSRSQPQAQGPRPRRETVQRAARRAVRGPGEIRIGGTGAETRLLSAGLPYDAGATTDLYRSLPGVLVLDRSQVAREPLLRDTLLLLACATRPVGPGDRLITLRAFEMALVLALRPLLCDLAADPEHPVYPALLRNPGIRRALVLIATRFAEPWTLDVLAREAGMSRSAFTAAFRDLVGVSPARHLTACRMREAARLLTETSLPQSALPARVGYQSAVGFHLAFRKWYGTTPGVYRADDGAHGH; from the coding sequence ATGGAATCCATGTCCCACCGTTCCGACCAGCGACCCGCCCCCCGCGGGCCGGACGACCGGAACGAGACAGATCACGACGACCTCTTAAGCGAGCTCCTCACCCCGTTACGCCTCACCGGCGTCCTCGACAGCCGCTGGCGCGCGGCCGCGCCCTGGGCGATCGAGGGCGACGCCACACGCGACTGCGCCGTCCTCCACTACGTCGTCGAGGGCGACTGCTGGATCACCGGCACCGGCCGGCCCCCGCTGCGGCTCGGCGCGGGCGACCTCGTCGTGCTGCCCACCGGAGCCGCCCACCGGCTCGCCGACCACCCCGGCAGCCGGGCCGAGCCGGTCAAGGCCCTGCGGCCCGGACAGCGGTCCGAACAGCGGTCCGGTTACGTGCCGGGGCAGCGGACCACCCGGCGTACGGGACCGGACGGAACCGGCCAAGGACAGGGGGCGGTTCCGGCGCAGGCGCAGGCGCAGGCGCAGTCGCGGTCGCAGCCGCAGGCACAGGGCCCGAGGCCGCGGCGCGAGACCGTACAGCGCGCCGCGCGGCGGGCCGTGCGCGGACCCGGCGAGATCCGGATCGGCGGCACCGGCGCCGAGACCCGGCTGCTGTCCGCCGGACTCCCGTACGACGCCGGCGCCACCACCGACCTCTACCGCTCGCTGCCCGGGGTCCTCGTCCTCGACCGCTCCCAGGTCGCCCGCGAACCGCTGCTCCGCGACACCCTGCTGCTGCTCGCCTGCGCCACCCGGCCCGTCGGCCCCGGCGACCGGCTCATCACCCTGCGCGCCTTCGAGATGGCCCTCGTCCTGGCGCTGCGCCCCCTGCTGTGCGACCTCGCCGCCGACCCCGAACACCCGGTCTACCCGGCGCTGTTGCGCAACCCCGGCATCCGGCGCGCCCTCGTCCTGATCGCCACCCGGTTCGCGGAGCCCTGGACCCTCGACGTACTCGCCCGCGAGGCGGGCATGTCGCGCTCCGCGTTCACCGCCGCGTTCCGCGACCTCGTCGGCGTCTCCCCGGCCCGCCACCTCACGGCCTGCCGGATGCGGGAGGCCGCCCGGCTGCTCACCGAGACCTCGCTGCCCCAGTCGGCCCTGCCCGCCCGGGTCGGCTACCAGAGCGCGGTCGGCTTCCACCTCGCGTTCCGCAAGTGGTACGGCACGACGCCCGGCGTCTACCGGGCCGACGACGGCGCCCACGGGCACTGA
- a CDS encoding nmrA family protein (identified by MetaGeneAnnotator; putative;~sequence version:1), with product MRVAVVGATGFQGGAVARLLVDRGHRVRTLSRRPEGDRPPLPGAEFVAGGLADEGAVGRLFEGATHAVVSMPLVYEPERVRRYASNLARAARAAGVRRLVFNANTRLPQEPTGVPAFETRRMAETVLRGSGVPLVVLRPPVYLDNLFSPWNGPALVDEGVLAYPLPAAAPVAWLSHTGLAEAVYAALARDGVEGGVFDIGGAATLTGTDLAEAFGYALGRPVRYAPLRPALFERWLAQLLGPDTAEGVTGLYRYLAAGSDPLLLAGDDGMSAEALGVAPARAEEWAAEQPWQVWSNHPEDQPA from the coding sequence ATGCGGGTGGCGGTCGTGGGGGCGACCGGCTTCCAGGGCGGGGCGGTGGCCCGGCTGCTGGTCGACCGGGGGCACCGGGTGCGGACGCTGTCGCGCCGCCCGGAGGGGGACCGTCCGCCGCTGCCGGGCGCCGAGTTCGTGGCGGGCGGGCTCGCCGACGAGGGGGCCGTGGGGCGGCTGTTCGAGGGGGCGACGCACGCGGTCGTCTCGATGCCGCTGGTGTACGAGCCGGAGCGGGTGCGCCGGTACGCGAGCAACCTCGCGCGGGCGGCCCGCGCGGCGGGGGTGCGCCGGCTGGTGTTCAACGCCAACACCCGGCTGCCGCAGGAGCCGACGGGGGTGCCGGCGTTCGAGACCCGGCGGATGGCGGAGACGGTGCTCCGGGGCAGCGGGGTGCCGCTGGTGGTGCTGCGGCCGCCGGTGTACCTGGACAACCTGTTCTCACCGTGGAACGGTCCGGCGCTGGTCGACGAGGGCGTCCTGGCGTATCCGCTGCCCGCCGCGGCGCCGGTCGCCTGGCTGTCGCACACGGGCCTGGCGGAGGCGGTGTACGCGGCGCTCGCCCGGGACGGGGTGGAGGGCGGGGTCTTCGACATCGGCGGGGCGGCGACGCTGACGGGCACGGATCTGGCGGAGGCGTTCGGGTACGCCCTGGGGCGGCCGGTGCGCTACGCGCCGCTGCGGCCGGCGCTGTTCGAGCGGTGGCTCGCGCAGCTGCTGGGCCCGGACACGGCGGAGGGGGTGACGGGGCTCTACCGCTATCTGGCGGCCGGCAGTGATCCTCTGCTGCTCGCGGGCGACGACGGGATGTCGGCGGAGGCGCTGGGGGTGGCGCCGGCCCGGGCCGAGGAGTGGGCGGCGGAGCAGCCCTGGCAGGTCTGGTCGAACCATCCGGAGGACCAGCCCGCCTGA